A genomic region of Microlunatus sagamiharensis contains the following coding sequences:
- a CDS encoding resuscitation-promoting factor — translation MRAIVPVIAGAAVLAVGGSSLAYAGLRSDVDLAVDGHSSQVTTSAQTVGDLLTAQDIVVGPHDVVAPSAATELHDGTQVSVRFGRQVTVDVDGAPQTLWTTATDVGSAITALGLDTSGADLSTSRSTPVGREGLTVSLAMPKKVTVTVAGKKKTLTTTGATVGDALEAAGVKPDSDDELSKPVGAKLTDGTKVTFVRVDVASKTKRSDVGYATVSKKSSKLERGKTRTETAGKVGSKTTTYRVVSHDGKEVSRKATKTVVNRKPVTRVVVVGTKAPAPKKVSTSSAGVANVGLWDKIAACESGGNWSINTGNGYYGGLQFNLQTWRAYGGTGRPDQQSKAAQIAVAERVRKASGLSAWSCA, via the coding sequence GTGCGCGCCATCGTCCCCGTGATCGCCGGAGCGGCCGTCCTCGCCGTCGGCGGCAGCTCCCTCGCCTACGCCGGCCTGCGGTCCGACGTCGACCTCGCCGTCGACGGCCACTCGAGCCAGGTCACCACCAGCGCCCAGACCGTCGGCGACCTGCTGACCGCCCAGGACATCGTCGTCGGCCCGCACGACGTGGTCGCGCCCTCCGCGGCCACCGAGCTGCACGACGGCACCCAGGTGTCGGTGCGCTTCGGGCGCCAGGTCACCGTGGACGTCGACGGCGCCCCGCAGACCCTGTGGACCACGGCCACCGACGTCGGCAGCGCGATCACCGCCCTGGGGCTCGACACCAGCGGTGCCGACCTCTCGACCAGCCGCAGCACGCCCGTGGGCCGCGAGGGCCTCACCGTCTCGCTGGCCATGCCCAAGAAGGTGACCGTCACGGTCGCGGGCAAGAAGAAGACCCTCACGACGACCGGTGCCACCGTCGGCGACGCGCTGGAGGCGGCCGGGGTCAAGCCCGACTCCGACGACGAGCTGAGCAAGCCGGTCGGCGCCAAGCTCACCGACGGCACCAAGGTCACCTTCGTCCGCGTCGACGTCGCGTCGAAGACCAAGCGCAGCGACGTGGGGTACGCGACGGTGTCGAAGAAGTCGTCGAAGCTCGAACGCGGCAAGACGCGCACCGAGACCGCCGGCAAGGTCGGCTCCAAGACCACGACCTACCGGGTCGTCTCCCACGACGGCAAGGAGGTCAGCCGCAAGGCGACCAAGACCGTCGTGAACCGCAAGCCCGTGACCCGCGTGGTCGTCGTCGGCACCAAGGCGCCGGCGCCCAAGAAGGTCTCGACCTCCAGCGCCGGTGTGGCGAACGTCGGTCTGTGGGACAAGATCGCTGCGTGCGAGTCCGGCGGCAACTGGTCGATCAACACCGGCAACGGCTACTACGGCGGGCTGCAGTTCAACCTGCAGACCTGGCGTGCCTACGGCGGCACGGGTCGCCCCGACCAGCAGAGCAAGGCCGCGCAGATCGCCGTGGCCGAGCGTGTCCGCAAGGCTTCGGGCCTCAGCGCCTGGTCCTGCGCCTGA
- a CDS encoding nitroreductase family protein translates to MELADALARRRMVRRYDPDAPVPADAVEAVVAAALRAPSAGFTQGVSLLVLDAPQDVRRFWSATVLRGDDPPHPPQGVPVAGAPETRPGASNRWLDGMRTAPVLVLVLTDREAYLDRYAEPDKGWTDRDEGRWSAPYWFVDAGMAAMAMLLRAVDLGLGACFFGVPPERADAVHAAFGVPADQLGVGVVSLGHAPATGERGSRGSPARRPRKPAAEVVHRGRW, encoded by the coding sequence GTGGAGCTCGCCGACGCCCTCGCCCGACGCCGCATGGTCCGGCGCTACGACCCCGACGCCCCGGTGCCCGCGGACGCGGTCGAGGCGGTCGTCGCCGCGGCCCTCCGGGCGCCGTCGGCCGGCTTCACCCAGGGGGTCTCGCTCCTCGTGCTCGACGCACCCCAGGACGTGCGACGGTTCTGGTCCGCCACCGTCCTGAGGGGGGACGACCCCCCACACCCCCCGCAAGGAGTTCCCGTCGCTGGCGCTCCGGAAACCCGGCCGGGCGCGTCGAACCGCTGGCTCGACGGCATGCGGACCGCGCCGGTGCTCGTGCTCGTGCTGACCGACCGGGAGGCCTACCTCGACCGCTACGCGGAGCCTGACAAGGGCTGGACCGACCGCGACGAGGGGCGGTGGTCGGCGCCGTACTGGTTCGTCGACGCCGGGATGGCCGCGATGGCCATGCTGCTGCGGGCCGTCGACCTCGGGCTCGGGGCCTGCTTCTTCGGCGTCCCGCCCGAGCGGGCGGACGCCGTCCACGCGGCCTTCGGGGTGCCCGCCGACCAGCTCGGCGTGGGCGTCGTGAGCCTCGGCCACGCGCCGGCGACGGGGGAGCGCGGCAGCCGCGGGTCGCCCGCACGACGACCGCGCAAGCCCGCCGCGGAGGTCGTGCACCGCGGTCGCTGGTGA